Proteins encoded in a region of the Deltaproteobacteria bacterium genome:
- a CDS encoding DUF309 domain-containing protein has product MTPPALGRGVRLFNRGRYLRAQEAWEEAWRAAPAEERAFLEALVQLAAALHLRTRRGATRGAVHLLAQALITLEDYRPAAHGIDVEALVTDFTAYLDWVKAVDRPHRVLDRLRIPRLR; this is encoded by the coding sequence GTGACCCCGCCGGCCCTCGGCCGCGGCGTGCGCCTCTTCAATCGCGGCCGCTACCTGCGCGCGCAGGAGGCGTGGGAGGAGGCGTGGCGGGCGGCGCCGGCCGAGGAGCGCGCCTTCCTGGAAGCCCTCGTGCAGCTCGCCGCCGCGCTCCACCTGCGCACCCGCCGGGGCGCCACACGCGGTGCCGTCCACCTCCTCGCGCAGGCGCTGATCACGCTCGAGGACTACCGCCCCGCCGCGCACGGCATCGACGTCGAGGCCCTGGTCACCGACTTCACGGCCTACCTCGACTGGGTGAAGGCCGTCGACCGCCCGCACCGCGTGCTCGATCGCCTTCGCATCCCGCGGCTCCGCTGA
- a CDS encoding MoxR family ATPase yields MTLDDVRHGLRAARYITTPRVETALFLALALEKPLLAEGPAGAGKTELGKVLAEMLATDLVRLQCYEGLDEARALFEWNYQKQLLRIQADRAEGLTWENLSSHIFSAEFLLERPLLRAIAAAKKVVLLIDEVDKADPEFEAFLLEVLSDFQVSVPELGTIRARHRPVVVLTSNRTRELSEALVRRCLHLYVDFPGPEKEAEIVALKVPDLDEKLRAQVARFVAGLRKLELRKAPSIAETLDWARGLCALGVRELDPATVRRTLSLVVKHEEDLRKAEGKVGALLAGR; encoded by the coding sequence ATGACCCTCGACGACGTCCGCCACGGCCTGCGCGCCGCCCGCTACATCACCACCCCGCGCGTCGAGACCGCGCTCTTCCTCGCGCTCGCGCTCGAGAAGCCGCTGCTCGCCGAGGGTCCGGCGGGCGCGGGCAAGACCGAGCTCGGCAAGGTGCTGGCCGAGATGCTCGCGACGGACCTCGTCCGCCTCCAGTGCTACGAGGGCCTGGACGAGGCGCGCGCCCTCTTTGAGTGGAACTACCAGAAGCAGCTGCTGCGCATCCAGGCCGACCGGGCCGAGGGCCTCACCTGGGAGAACCTCTCGAGCCACATCTTCTCCGCCGAGTTCCTGCTCGAGCGCCCGCTCCTGCGCGCGATCGCGGCGGCGAAGAAGGTCGTCCTGCTGATCGACGAGGTGGACAAGGCCGACCCGGAGTTCGAGGCGTTCCTGCTCGAGGTGCTGAGCGACTTCCAGGTGAGCGTGCCCGAGCTGGGGACGATCCGCGCGCGGCACCGGCCCGTCGTCGTCCTCACCTCGAACCGCACGCGCGAGCTCTCCGAGGCGCTCGTCCGCCGCTGCCTGCACCTCTACGTGGACTTCCCCGGGCCCGAGAAGGAGGCCGAGATCGTAGCGCTCAAGGTGCCCGACCTGGACGAGAAGCTGCGCGCGCAGGTGGCGCGCTTCGTGGCCGGGCTCCGCAAGCTCGAGCTGCGCAAGGCGCCGTCGATCGCCGAGACGCTCGACTGGGCGCGCGGCCTGTGCGCGCTCGGCGTGCGCGAGCTCGACCCGGCGACCGTGCGGCGGACGCTGTCGCTGGTCGTGAAGCACGAGGAGGACCTGCGCAAGGCGGAGGGCAAGGTGGGCGCGCTGCTCGCTGGGCGGTGA